One window of the Methylocystis parvus OBBP genome contains the following:
- the murG gene encoding undecaprenyldiphospho-muramoylpentapeptide beta-N-acetylglucosaminyltransferase, producing the protein MNDRPIFLAAGGTGGHLFPAEALAHALGARGVPVELVTDERALAYGGSFPARAMHCIPAATPRGGSFIAKAQALARLAYGTAQAAKVFRHLQPRAVIGFGGYPTVPPLLAAAFLKIPTVLHESNAIMGKANRFLSGHVDKIAAGLPNLRAPPPLQGKVIVTGNPVRPAVLEAAKIPYAGFEDGAFRLLVTGGSQGARIMADIVPEAIAALPDDLRSRIRLVQQTRSEDIPRVEAIYQGAGVNVEIAPFFKDLPLRIAQAHFVIARSGASTVSELAVIGRPALFVPLPHSLDGDQAANAAFIEQAGAAEVVKQSDFTPAFLTGRLARLIEAPDALAQAAEAAKRVGVSDAAERLAELVLNVAQSRAS; encoded by the coding sequence ATGAACGATCGTCCGATCTTTCTCGCCGCCGGCGGCACTGGCGGCCATCTCTTCCCGGCCGAAGCGCTGGCCCATGCGCTCGGCGCGCGCGGCGTTCCGGTGGAGCTTGTCACCGACGAGCGCGCGCTCGCTTATGGCGGAAGCTTCCCCGCGCGCGCCATGCACTGCATTCCCGCCGCGACGCCGCGCGGCGGCTCCTTCATCGCCAAGGCGCAGGCCCTGGCGCGTCTCGCTTACGGCACGGCGCAGGCGGCGAAGGTCTTTCGCCATTTGCAGCCGCGCGCCGTGATCGGCTTTGGCGGCTATCCCACCGTGCCTCCGCTGCTCGCCGCGGCCTTCCTCAAAATCCCGACCGTGCTGCACGAGTCGAACGCCATTATGGGGAAGGCGAACCGCTTCCTCTCCGGCCATGTCGACAAGATCGCCGCCGGCTTGCCCAATCTGCGCGCGCCGCCGCCGTTGCAGGGCAAAGTCATCGTCACCGGAAATCCGGTGCGGCCGGCGGTGCTCGAAGCTGCGAAGATTCCATACGCCGGGTTCGAAGATGGAGCCTTCCGCCTTCTTGTCACCGGCGGCTCGCAGGGCGCGCGCATCATGGCGGACATTGTGCCGGAGGCGATCGCCGCCTTGCCGGACGATCTGCGTTCGCGCATTCGCCTTGTGCAGCAGACGCGTTCGGAAGACATTCCGCGCGTCGAGGCGATCTATCAAGGCGCCGGCGTCAATGTCGAAATCGCGCCTTTCTTCAAGGATCTTCCGTTGCGCATCGCGCAGGCGCATTTCGTCATCGCGCGTTCCGGCGCCTCCACCGTCTCGGAGCTCGCAGTCATCGGCCGCCCGGCGCTTTTCGTGCCGTTGCCGCATTCGCTTGACGGCGATCAGGCGGCGAACGCCGCTTTCATTGAACAGGCGGGCGCGGCGGAAGTCGTGAAACAGAGCGATTTCACGCCCGCTTTCCTGACCGGCCGTCTGGCGCGGCTTATCGAAGCGCCTGACGCGCTTGCGCAGGCCGCCGAGGCGGCGAAGCGCGTCGGCGTCTCCGACGCCGCCGAGCGGCTTGCCGAACTTGTTTTGAACGTGGCGCAGAGCCGCGCTTCCTGA
- a CDS encoding UDP-N-acetylmuramoylalanyl-D-glutamyl-2,6-diaminopimelate--D-alanyl-D-alanine ligase → MKQEPLWSGLALVGALQARISGALAREANGVSIDTRTLQPGDLFVAIKGEARDGHDFVRAAFEKGAAAAVIDEAHAAALAGSGSLFVVKDVQRSLELLGMRARDRTGAFIAAVTGSVGKTSTKDMTRLMLSHFGATHASTASYNNHWGVPLTLSRMPAASRFGVFELGMNHTGEIAGLVAQVRPHVAVVTKVAAVHLEHFDSVEAIADAKAEIFSGLEGGVAVINRDDEHYQRLADAAAAYAGHILDFGETEGAQARLLSYKQIDDGCEVEAEILGRPLTYRIGAPGRHIALNSLAALLVAVAFDLDLEKAAASLAEFAPPSGRGRREMLIAGHGPFTLIDESYNANPTSMRAALDLLDAAAPGVGGRRIAVLGDMLELGPQGADLHAELAGDLMRANVDLLFTAGPLMQRLYYAAPEAMRAAHRATALELEEAVLAAIRSGDVVMVKGSNGSRMSRIVAATKEKFAPEKSS, encoded by the coding sequence ATGAAGCAGGAGCCCCTATGGTCGGGATTGGCGCTTGTCGGCGCCCTTCAGGCCCGCATCAGCGGCGCGCTGGCGCGCGAGGCGAATGGCGTTTCCATCGATACGCGGACGCTGCAGCCGGGCGACCTCTTCGTCGCGATCAAGGGCGAGGCGCGCGACGGGCATGACTTCGTCCGCGCCGCATTCGAAAAGGGCGCCGCCGCCGCGGTGATCGACGAAGCCCATGCGGCGGCGCTCGCGGGCTCGGGATCGCTTTTCGTGGTGAAGGACGTGCAGCGTTCGCTGGAACTGCTCGGCATGCGCGCGCGCGACCGCACAGGCGCCTTCATCGCCGCTGTCACGGGCTCGGTCGGCAAGACTTCCACAAAGGATATGACGCGGCTGATGCTGTCGCATTTCGGCGCGACGCATGCGTCGACCGCTTCCTACAACAATCACTGGGGCGTGCCGCTCACGCTCTCTCGCATGCCCGCCGCGTCGCGCTTCGGCGTCTTCGAACTGGGGATGAATCATACAGGAGAGATTGCCGGGCTCGTCGCCCAGGTTCGCCCGCATGTCGCCGTCGTGACGAAAGTCGCGGCCGTGCATCTCGAGCATTTCGACTCGGTCGAAGCGATCGCCGACGCGAAGGCTGAAATCTTCTCCGGTCTCGAAGGCGGCGTCGCCGTCATCAATCGCGACGACGAGCATTATCAGCGCCTCGCTGACGCGGCCGCCGCTTATGCCGGCCACATACTCGATTTCGGCGAGACCGAAGGCGCGCAGGCGCGGCTTCTTTCATACAAGCAGATCGATGACGGCTGCGAGGTCGAGGCGGAGATTCTAGGTCGGCCGCTGACCTATCGCATTGGCGCGCCCGGCAGGCATATCGCGCTCAATTCGCTCGCCGCGCTGCTCGTCGCCGTCGCTTTCGACCTCGACCTCGAAAAGGCCGCCGCGTCGCTCGCGGAATTCGCGCCGCCGTCGGGACGCGGGCGGCGGGAGATGCTGATCGCCGGGCACGGGCCGTTCACGCTGATCGACGAGAGCTACAACGCCAATCCGACCTCGATGCGCGCGGCGCTCGACCTGCTTGACGCGGCGGCGCCGGGCGTCGGCGGGCGCCGCATCGCGGTGCTTGGCGACATGCTGGAGCTCGGTCCGCAGGGAGCCGATCTGCATGCGGAGCTCGCCGGCGACCTCATGCGCGCCAATGTGGACCTGCTTTTCACCGCGGGCCCGCTGATGCAGCGACTTTATTACGCCGCGCCCGAGGCGATGCGCGCCGCGCACCGCGCGACGGCGCTGGAGCTGGAGGAGGCGGTTCTCGCCGCAATTCGGTCAGGCGACGTCGTCATGGTCAAAGGCTCGAACGGGTCGCGCATGTCGCGGATCGTCGCCGCGACGAAAGAGAAATTCGCGCCCGAGAAATCGAGCTGA
- a CDS encoding D-alanine--D-alanine ligase yields MTKHVAVLMGGLSAEREISLRSGTACAKALEEQGYRVTPVDVGHDVASVLAPLKPDVAFNALHGRFGEDGCMQGVLEMLRIPYTHSGVLASSVAMKKDVAKVVMAAAGVPVPKGRVVHRLEAAKAHVLQPPYVLKPISEGSSFGVFIVKGDQAHPPQELMREDWVHGEVMLAEQFIAGRELTCAVMGDKALDVIEILAADGGWYDYHAKYAKGGSKHVLPANLKGNIYQEVQHLAIEAHKALGCRGVSRADFRYDDRPDGTGELVVLEVNTQPGMTETSLVPEMAAYAGFSFGELVKWMVEDASCDR; encoded by the coding sequence ATGACCAAACACGTCGCCGTGCTGATGGGCGGACTTTCCGCCGAACGCGAGATTTCGCTGCGCTCGGGAACGGCCTGCGCGAAGGCTCTGGAAGAGCAGGGCTATCGCGTCACCCCCGTCGATGTGGGGCATGACGTGGCGAGCGTTCTTGCGCCGCTCAAGCCCGACGTCGCCTTCAACGCGCTGCACGGCAGGTTCGGCGAAGACGGCTGCATGCAGGGGGTGCTGGAGATGCTGCGCATCCCCTATACGCATTCCGGCGTGCTCGCCTCTTCGGTCGCGATGAAGAAGGACGTGGCCAAGGTCGTGATGGCGGCCGCCGGGGTCCCCGTGCCGAAAGGCCGCGTCGTCCACCGCCTGGAGGCCGCGAAAGCGCATGTGCTCCAGCCGCCATATGTTTTGAAGCCGATTTCGGAGGGCTCGTCCTTCGGCGTCTTCATCGTGAAGGGGGATCAGGCGCATCCGCCGCAGGAGTTGATGCGCGAAGACTGGGTGCATGGCGAAGTGATGCTGGCGGAGCAATTTATCGCGGGCCGCGAACTCACTTGCGCCGTGATGGGAGACAAGGCCCTGGACGTGATCGAAATCCTCGCCGCGGACGGCGGCTGGTACGACTATCACGCAAAATACGCGAAAGGCGGCTCGAAGCACGTTCTTCCTGCGAATCTTAAAGGGAATATTTACCAAGAGGTTCAACATTTAGCCATCGAGGCTCACAAAGCTCTCGGCTGCCGCGGCGTCAGTCGCGCGGACTTCCGGTACGACGATCGGCCCGACGGAACGGGCGAACTCGTGGTGCTGGAAGTGAACACGCAGCCGGGAATGACGGAGACCTCGCTCGTGCCAGAAATGGCGGCTTACGCAGGTTTTTCGTTCGGCGAGCTTGTCAAATGGATGGTGGAAGACGCGTCCTGCGATCGTTGA
- the mraY gene encoding phospho-N-acetylmuramoyl-pentapeptide-transferase: MLTLLADLSYLYSPLNIFRYITFRAAMAAATALFFVFFFGPNIISALRIKQGKGQPIREDGPQSHLLTKKGTPTMGGLMILSGLIAATLLWANLRNYYVWIVLFVTASFGAIGFYDDYLKVTKQSHAGFSGRARLALEFVVAGLACYFLMKIGGDNMSKLAIPMVKGYVGSLGTFFVVFGAFVIVGTGNCVNLTDGLDGLAIVPSMIAVGAFAIFAYLVGNSIFSNYLGVNYVAGVGELTIVCSAFIGAGLGFLWFNAPPAQIFMGDTGSLALGGLLGTVAVAVKQEFVLAIVGGLFVVEGASVIIQVAYFKATGKRIFLMAPIHHHFEQKGWKEPQIVIRFWIIAFVLALTGLATLKLR, from the coding sequence ATGCTGACGCTGCTTGCGGACCTTTCCTACCTCTATAGTCCGCTCAACATCTTCCGTTATATCACCTTCCGCGCGGCGATGGCCGCGGCGACGGCGCTGTTCTTCGTTTTCTTCTTCGGCCCGAATATCATTTCGGCGCTGCGCATCAAGCAGGGCAAGGGCCAGCCGATCCGCGAAGACGGTCCGCAATCCCATCTCCTCACCAAGAAGGGCACGCCCACAATGGGCGGGCTGATGATCCTTTCCGGCCTCATCGCCGCCACGCTGCTCTGGGCCAATCTGCGGAACTATTACGTCTGGATCGTCCTTTTCGTCACGGCGTCCTTCGGCGCCATCGGTTTCTACGACGATTACCTGAAGGTCACGAAGCAATCGCATGCCGGCTTCTCCGGCAGGGCGCGGCTGGCTTTGGAATTCGTCGTTGCGGGACTCGCCTGCTATTTCCTGATGAAGATCGGCGGCGACAACATGTCGAAGCTCGCCATTCCAATGGTGAAGGGCTATGTGGGCTCGCTCGGAACGTTCTTTGTCGTCTTCGGCGCTTTCGTCATCGTCGGCACCGGCAATTGCGTGAATTTGACCGACGGCCTCGACGGTCTCGCCATCGTGCCGTCAATGATCGCCGTCGGCGCCTTCGCCATCTTCGCCTATCTCGTCGGCAACTCCATCTTCTCCAACTATCTCGGCGTGAATTACGTGGCGGGCGTCGGCGAACTGACGATCGTCTGCTCCGCCTTCATCGGCGCGGGGCTCGGCTTCCTTTGGTTCAACGCGCCGCCGGCGCAGATCTTCATGGGTGATACGGGGTCGCTCGCGCTGGGCGGCCTGCTGGGGACGGTCGCCGTCGCCGTGAAGCAGGAATTCGTCCTCGCGATCGTCGGCGGCCTTTTCGTGGTGGAGGGCGCCTCGGTCATCATCCAGGTCGCCTATTTCAAGGCGACGGGCAAGCGCATCTTCCTGATGGCGCCGATCCACCATCATTTCGAACAGAAGGGCTGGAAGGAGCCGCAGATCGTCATCCGATTCTGGATCATCGCCTTCGTTCTGGCGCTCACGGGTCTTGCGACCCTCAAGCTGAGGTGA
- the murD gene encoding UDP-N-acetylmuramoyl-L-alanine--D-glutamate ligase produces MTPVTTFKGKNVALFGLGGSGLSTARALMAGGAHVHAWDDGEAGRLKAVANGVPLDDLSQVDWSRISALALSPGVPLTHPEPHWTVKLAKAAGIEIIGDIELFCRERAAHTGGSPFIAITGTNGKSTTTALIAHILREAGRDVQLGGNIGVPILDLEPPSDERIHVIECSSFQIDLTPSLNPTIGILINLTPDHIDRHGTMENYAAIKERLVAGAEVALVGVDDPCTHAIGARLSAEPRDGQRVTPVSGARALEWGFYVENGDVHFREQGHAPEEAEQLASLKDARALRGAHNAQNAAFAAAAAWECGLEDEEIAAGVASYPGLPHRMEEVGRIERALFVNDSKATNADAAEKALASFTDIYWIIGGKAKEGGVEPLRPYFPRIRKAYLIGHASDDFARTLEGALPYERCETLDVATTKAAFDALDGDAQEPIVLLSPACASYDQFANFEARGDAFRGLVHGLPAVIAARRGEHP; encoded by the coding sequence ATGACTCCGGTTACGACTTTCAAAGGCAAGAATGTCGCGCTTTTCGGCCTCGGCGGTTCGGGACTCTCGACCGCGAGGGCGCTGATGGCGGGCGGCGCGCATGTGCATGCCTGGGATGACGGCGAGGCGGGCCGCCTGAAGGCGGTCGCCAATGGCGTTCCGCTCGACGACCTCTCTCAGGTCGACTGGTCGCGCATTTCGGCGCTGGCGCTTTCGCCCGGCGTGCCGCTGACGCATCCGGAGCCGCATTGGACGGTGAAGCTGGCGAAGGCCGCCGGCATTGAAATCATCGGCGACATCGAGCTGTTCTGCCGCGAGCGGGCCGCCCATACTGGCGGCTCCCCTTTCATCGCGATCACCGGAACGAACGGCAAATCCACGACGACGGCGCTGATCGCGCATATTCTGCGCGAAGCGGGCCGCGACGTGCAGCTTGGCGGCAATATCGGCGTGCCGATCCTCGATCTCGAGCCGCCTTCGGACGAACGCATTCATGTCATCGAATGCTCCTCCTTTCAGATCGACCTGACGCCCTCGCTCAATCCGACGATCGGCATTCTCATCAATCTGACGCCGGACCACATCGATCGTCACGGGACGATGGAGAATTACGCGGCGATAAAAGAACGGCTCGTCGCAGGCGCGGAAGTCGCGCTCGTCGGCGTCGACGATCCCTGCACGCATGCGATCGGCGCGCGCCTGTCGGCCGAGCCGCGCGACGGTCAGCGCGTCACGCCCGTCTCCGGCGCGCGCGCGCTGGAATGGGGCTTCTATGTCGAGAATGGCGACGTCCATTTCCGCGAACAGGGGCATGCGCCGGAGGAGGCGGAGCAACTGGCGTCGCTGAAAGACGCGCGCGCCTTGCGCGGCGCGCATAATGCGCAGAACGCCGCCTTCGCCGCCGCCGCCGCCTGGGAATGCGGCTTGGAGGATGAGGAGATCGCGGCCGGCGTCGCGAGCTATCCGGGCCTTCCGCATCGCATGGAAGAGGTCGGACGCATCGAACGCGCGCTCTTCGTCAATGACTCCAAGGCGACCAACGCCGACGCGGCGGAAAAGGCGCTGGCGAGCTTCACCGATATCTACTGGATTATCGGCGGCAAGGCGAAGGAAGGCGGCGTCGAGCCGCTGCGCCCGTATTTTCCGCGCATTCGCAAGGCCTATCTCATCGGCCACGCCAGCGACGATTTCGCGCGCACGTTAGAGGGCGCGCTGCCCTATGAGCGTTGCGAGACGCTCGACGTCGCGACGACAAAGGCGGCGTTCGACGCGCTCGATGGCGACGCGCAGGAGCCGATCGTGCTGCTTTCGCCGGCCTGCGCCTCTTACGATCAGTTCGCCAATTTCGAGGCGCGCGGCGACGCCTTTCGCGGACTCGTCCATGGACTGCCCGCCGTCATCGCCGCCCGCAGAGGAGAACACCCATGA
- the murB gene encoding UDP-N-acetylmuramate dehydrogenase, translating to MTFLDLIPGLKELMPELRGRLSANEPLAPYTWFRVGGPAQLLFMPADEADLAYFLARLPKEIQVTVIGLGSNLIVRDGGVRGVVIRLSAKGFGEIAVEDGCRLRVGAAVPDVKAARAAAEAGIDGLAFYRGIPGAIGGALRMNAGAHGGETKDTLIEARGVDRDGNIHVFSNADLGYSYRHCSAPEDVIFTQALFQGRPGDPATILAEMDRITQAREASQPIKEKTGGSTFKNPDGHKAWQLIDAAGCRGLVVGDAQVSEMHCNFLINRGNATAADIENLGEDVRRRVKETSGVELHWEIKRIGLP from the coding sequence ATGACCTTCCTCGACCTCATCCCCGGCTTAAAAGAGCTCATGCCCGAACTGCGCGGCAGGCTCTCGGCCAATGAGCCGCTCGCGCCCTATACATGGTTCCGCGTCGGCGGGCCGGCGCAGCTTCTCTTCATGCCGGCGGATGAAGCCGACCTCGCTTATTTCCTTGCGCGCCTGCCAAAGGAAATTCAGGTCACCGTCATCGGTCTCGGCTCCAATCTCATCGTGCGCGACGGCGGCGTCAGGGGCGTCGTTATTCGGCTGTCGGCGAAGGGCTTTGGAGAGATCGCCGTAGAAGATGGTTGCCGGCTGCGCGTCGGCGCCGCCGTGCCGGACGTAAAGGCCGCGCGCGCGGCGGCCGAGGCTGGGATCGACGGGCTCGCTTTTTATCGCGGCATTCCGGGCGCAATCGGCGGCGCGCTGCGCATGAATGCGGGCGCGCATGGCGGCGAGACCAAGGATACGCTGATCGAAGCCCGGGGCGTCGATCGCGACGGCAATATTCATGTCTTCTCCAACGCCGATCTGGGCTACAGTTACCGGCATTGCTCGGCGCCGGAGGATGTGATCTTCACGCAAGCGCTGTTCCAGGGGCGCCCCGGCGATCCGGCGACGATCCTCGCCGAGATGGACCGCATCACGCAGGCGCGCGAGGCCTCGCAGCCGATCAAGGAAAAGACCGGCGGCTCCACTTTCAAGAATCCCGACGGCCACAAGGCCTGGCAATTGATCGACGCCGCCGGCTGCCGCGGTCTTGTCGTCGGCGACGCGCAGGTGAGCGAGATGCACTGCAATTTTCTCATTAATCGCGGTAACGCGACCGCCGCCGACATCGAGAATCTCGGCGAGGACGTGCGACGTCGGGTGAAGGAAACGAGCGGCGTCGAGCTGCATTGGGAAATCAAACGGATCGGTCTTCCTTGA
- the murC gene encoding UDP-N-acetylmuramate--L-alanine ligase, with translation MKLPRDLGPIHFVGIGGIGMSGIAEVLLNLGYKVQGSDAAENANVKRLSEKGASVFIGHDAKNLGDAAVVVVSTAIKRDNPELVAARERRLPVVRRAEMLAELMRLKQCVAIAGTHGKTTTTSLVATLLDAGGLDPTVINGGIINAYGTNARLGAGEWMVVEADESDGTFLKLPADVAIVTNIDPEHLDHFHTFDAIKDAFRHFIENLPFYGFAVMCLDHPTVQELVGKIEDRRVITYGENPQADVRLLDVNLEGGVSRFNVLLRDRKTAQATYLENLLLPMPGHHNALNATAAITVAYQLGLSPDQIRKALSGFGGVKRRFTRTGEWNGVQIFDDYGHHPVEIGAVLRAARASTKGKVVAVMQPHRYTRLQSLFDGFSTCFNDADVVIVADVYAAGEQPIPGVDRDALVNAIRAHGHRRAMGLPSPEVLPAMVREIVAAGDYVVCLGAGNITQWAYALPEQLAAGGQG, from the coding sequence ATGAAACTGCCGCGCGATCTCGGCCCCATTCACTTCGTCGGCATTGGCGGCATCGGCATGTCGGGCATCGCCGAAGTGCTGCTCAATCTTGGTTACAAGGTGCAGGGCTCCGACGCCGCCGAGAACGCCAATGTGAAGCGCCTCTCGGAAAAGGGCGCATCGGTCTTTATCGGCCATGACGCCAAAAATCTTGGCGACGCCGCCGTCGTCGTCGTGTCGACGGCGATCAAGCGCGACAATCCCGAGCTTGTCGCGGCGCGCGAAAGGCGGCTGCCCGTCGTGCGCCGGGCCGAAATGCTCGCCGAGCTGATGCGCCTCAAGCAATGCGTCGCCATCGCCGGTACGCATGGCAAGACGACGACGACGTCGCTCGTCGCGACGCTGCTCGACGCGGGCGGGCTTGATCCGACCGTCATCAATGGCGGCATCATCAACGCCTATGGCACCAATGCGCGCCTCGGCGCGGGCGAATGGATGGTGGTCGAGGCGGACGAGAGCGACGGCACCTTTCTGAAGTTGCCGGCCGATGTCGCGATCGTCACCAATATCGATCCCGAGCATCTGGATCACTTCCACACTTTCGACGCGATCAAGGACGCCTTCCGTCATTTCATCGAAAATCTGCCCTTCTACGGCTTCGCGGTGATGTGTCTCGATCATCCCACCGTGCAGGAGCTTGTCGGCAAGATCGAGGATCGCCGCGTCATCACTTACGGGGAAAATCCGCAGGCCGATGTGCGTCTGCTCGACGTCAATCTCGAAGGCGGCGTGTCGCGCTTCAACGTGCTGTTGCGTGACCGCAAGACGGCGCAGGCGACCTATCTCGAGAATCTTCTGTTGCCGATGCCGGGACATCACAATGCGCTGAACGCGACGGCGGCGATCACCGTCGCCTATCAGCTCGGCCTGTCGCCGGATCAGATCCGCAAGGCGCTGTCGGGCTTTGGCGGCGTCAAGCGCCGTTTCACGCGCACCGGCGAGTGGAACGGCGTGCAGATTTTCGACGATTACGGCCATCATCCGGTCGAGATTGGCGCCGTGCTGCGCGCGGCGCGCGCCTCCACCAAGGGCAAGGTCGTCGCCGTGATGCAGCCGCATCGTTATACGCGCCTGCAATCGCTTTTCGACGGCTTCTCGACCTGCTTCAACGACGCGGACGTCGTGATCGTCGCGGATGTTTACGCCGCCGGCGAACAGCCGATCCCCGGCGTCGACCGCGATGCGCTGGTCAACGCCATCCGCGCGCATGGCCATCGCCGCGCCATGGGTCTGCCGTCGCCGGAAGTGTTGCCCGCCATGGTGCGCGAAATCGTGGCGGCGGGCGACTATGTCGTGTGCCTCGGCGCGGGGAATATCACGCAATGGGCCTATGCGCTGCCGGAGCAGTTGGCTGCGGGCGGGCAGGGGTGA
- a CDS encoding FtsW/RodA/SpoVE family cell cycle protein — translation MISRAERTAFSDWAWTIDRWLLAGIGLLIVAGLVFAMAGSPPVAERLHLPTFHFVNRQVAYLLPALAVMLGTSFLSPRHVRRLALVIFVASLALVVATLFFGQEVKGARRWIFGVQPSEFLKPAFVVVVAWAFSEGARRKDVPGNWLALLLFPLTVGPLVLQPDFGQTMLISIVWGALFFMAGLHVIWVVGLGGVAMLAALLAYKFVPHVHARIEAFLEPPPPVAGVPSNFQSETALESFIAGSWFGKGPGEGTVKRILPDSHTDFIFAVIGEEFGVIVCIALASVFAFIVVRGLLSAARNEDPFCRFATAGLVMLFGLQSCINMAVNVHLMPAKGMTLPFVSYGGSSLISLSLGMGFLLAVTRKRPRTRVLTQVAASGEPIPAAA, via the coding sequence ATGATTTCGCGCGCCGAGCGAACCGCATTTTCGGATTGGGCGTGGACGATCGATCGATGGCTCCTCGCCGGCATCGGCCTGCTCATCGTCGCGGGCCTCGTCTTCGCCATGGCTGGCAGCCCGCCCGTGGCCGAGCGGCTGCATCTGCCGACCTTCCATTTCGTCAACCGCCAGGTCGCCTATCTGCTGCCGGCGCTCGCGGTGATGCTCGGAACGTCTTTCCTCTCGCCGCGTCATGTGCGCCGGCTGGCGCTCGTCATCTTCGTCGCATCGCTCGCGCTCGTTGTCGCCACCTTGTTTTTCGGCCAGGAGGTCAAGGGCGCGCGGCGCTGGATCTTCGGCGTTCAGCCGTCGGAATTTCTCAAGCCCGCCTTCGTCGTCGTCGTCGCCTGGGCCTTTTCGGAAGGCGCGCGGCGCAAGGACGTGCCGGGCAACTGGCTCGCATTGCTGCTCTTCCCGCTCACGGTCGGCCCGCTCGTCCTGCAGCCCGATTTCGGCCAGACCATGCTGATCTCCATTGTCTGGGGCGCGCTCTTCTTCATGGCGGGGCTGCATGTGATCTGGGTCGTCGGTCTCGGCGGCGTCGCTATGCTCGCGGCGCTGCTCGCCTATAAATTCGTTCCGCATGTCCATGCGCGCATCGAGGCCTTTCTCGAGCCGCCGCCGCCTGTCGCCGGCGTGCCGTCGAACTTCCAGTCGGAGACCGCGCTCGAAAGCTTTATCGCCGGCTCCTGGTTCGGCAAGGGGCCGGGCGAAGGCACGGTGAAGCGCATCCTGCCCGACTCGCATACCGACTTCATCTTCGCCGTCATCGGCGAGGAGTTTGGCGTCATCGTCTGCATCGCGCTCGCGTCGGTCTTCGCTTTCATCGTCGTGCGCGGCCTGCTCTCGGCGGCGCGCAACGAAGACCCTTTCTGCCGCTTCGCGACGGCGGGCCTCGTCATGCTCTTCGGCCTGCAGAGCTGCATCAACATGGCGGTGAATGTGCATCTCATGCCCGCCAAAGGCATGACGCTTCCCTTCGTTTCCTATGGCGGCTCGTCGCTCATCTCGCTGTCGCTGGGCATGGGCTTCCTGCTCGCCGTCACCCGCAAGCGTCCGCGCACCCGCGTTCTCACGCAGGTCGCGGCGAGCGGCGAACCGATTCCGGCGGCTGCGTAA
- a CDS encoding cell division protein FtsQ/DivIB — translation MDGGRRVLRSLRESVATSLPLVHFPAAAPSPAVVGAPFSEAAPVNPNVSRQAPRRVEESSKVARFAFLGKPGVGFAALLLLFGGVGFAGLVQNGGYDQIVAAEGQPWDVVARTVGFDISAVTITGQSRLTETELLEASGVGPKNSLPFLDASAVRERLMAVPLVKSARVMKLYPNRLVVAIEERQPHALWQRDGRVTVISEDGVAIDELRDERYLGLPFVVGDGAHQRLPEFLQLLKGMDDLAQRVKAGILVAGRRWDVEMTNGVIVKLPEENPGPAVETLKRLQREARILDKDVMSIDLRTADRATVRLTEEAAAAREAAQSHKTKKTGG, via the coding sequence ATGGATGGTGGAAGACGCGTCCTGCGATCGTTGAGGGAGTCGGTAGCGACATCCCTTCCGCTTGTTCATTTTCCCGCCGCCGCGCCGAGCCCGGCCGTCGTCGGCGCGCCCTTTTCCGAGGCCGCCCCGGTTAACCCTAATGTTTCCCGACAGGCTCCGCGCCGCGTCGAAGAGAGCTCGAAAGTCGCGCGCTTCGCTTTTCTCGGCAAGCCGGGCGTCGGCTTCGCCGCGCTCCTTCTGCTCTTTGGCGGCGTCGGCTTCGCCGGGCTCGTGCAGAATGGCGGCTACGACCAGATCGTTGCGGCCGAAGGCCAACCCTGGGACGTTGTGGCGCGCACGGTCGGGTTCGATATTTCGGCGGTCACGATCACCGGCCAGTCCCGCCTGACCGAGACGGAGCTGCTCGAGGCTTCGGGAGTCGGTCCCAAAAATTCGCTTCCGTTCCTCGACGCCAGCGCCGTGCGCGAGCGCCTCATGGCCGTGCCGCTGGTCAAATCGGCGCGCGTGATGAAGCTCTATCCCAATCGGCTCGTCGTCGCGATCGAGGAGCGGCAGCCCCACGCGCTCTGGCAGCGCGACGGCCGCGTCACGGTTATCTCGGAAGACGGCGTCGCGATCGACGAATTGCGCGACGAGCGCTATCTCGGCCTGCCTTTCGTGGTCGGCGACGGCGCGCATCAGCGGCTGCCGGAGTTCCTTCAGCTCCTGAAGGGCATGGACGACCTCGCCCAGCGCGTGAAGGCGGGGATTCTCGTCGCAGGCCGCCGCTGGGACGTCGAAATGACGAACGGCGTCATCGTCAAGCTTCCAGAAGAAAATCCCGGCCCCGCTGTCGAAACGCTCAAGCGTCTCCAGCGCGAGGCGCGCATCCTCGACAAGGACGTCATGTCCATCGACCTGCGCACGGCCGATCGCGCCACGGTGCGCCTGACCGAGGAAGCCGCCGCCGCGCGCGAAGCGGCGCAGTCTCACAAGACCAAGAAGACGGGTGGGTAG